In Zingiber officinale cultivar Zhangliang chromosome 3A, Zo_v1.1, whole genome shotgun sequence, the DNA window cccttggaggtggataccaagtaaaatccaagtgttagcgtgtttgtatttgtttctttgtatttccgctgcgcatccttgaagaaacaagcaacgccgagcaacgagcacgcgaagaggtattcacccccccctctagctacttttggtcctaacaagtggtatcagagcgaggccgctcttcaccggaatcatcgccggaagggtcaagcataacaagaagagctagagggtgaagaagttgaagcaaaattgtcaaagtcaaagaaattcaaaagctcaacttctacaatggaattccgagatgggctcggattcgacacgagggtggctccaccatacacttccacgagcttcgattcttggaaatcaagaatcgaaaattttcttatgatggacatagagcaatggtttgctcttatggaaggcttcaagactccaacaaactcaaagggcaaagttctcaggaggagcaagtggagtcaagagcaagtccaaaggtgcgaggccaattacaaagtgaccaaacttttggtaaatttattgccaagcaccatcctttgcaaaattgaagaatttgaagatgcaaaggaattgtggagtaaattggccaagcttcatgaagagatcccctccactgtacaagagcaagaagaatccagagagggtgactctttggagcaagaccaagaggaggactccaaggttgagagatgctcaacctccgaagaagaagtccaagaagaagcttcatcttcaagggagtgcaatgaagagaacaaggagggagcatactccttgttccatgtacaagatgatgaagcctccacctctaggattgagggggagtgtagatcaatgaacccggagcaagaagaggcctccacatccgggtcaagtgaagaagaagaagatggtgccacctccaaaattcaagaaatatcaaatggaggagcaagtgtcatccctacacaagaaggtataaatgcctcaattaaaaataaaaatcatataatatgttttgagtgtagggaaagtgggcactacaagagcaagtgtcccaacttggccaagaagaaaggtcaagtgacacaaaagggcaaagagaagcccaaggagatcacccccgggacaaagaagagcaaggagcacattgtgtgcttcttgtgtcaacaaaaagggcattaccgaagtcaatgccccaaggggaagaagatggtcaaggctcaaggaggcactagtcaagggggagcctccaaggtaaagaagaaggtaacatttattgagcctacccctttacgttatggtaaaaagcatgatagttcaaatttttatcattttaatgcaatttaccataagaatagaaagcatgagggcattaaggaaaaacatgtgaccctacatgccaagactacccaacctaaggttaggaaggtagatagacatttgggcaagaacactaaggataatagatacaagcccaagaataaaaatgctcatggatcaaatgaaaaatcaaatactaaggacttagtgagggaaaatcaagtcttgaggtcaagacttgataaattagaaaagaccctaaaagattggaaaatatcctaaaagggcaaaatgagcagaacctaggtttaggggtacaacagccatccaatgaccatagaggtttgggatacaaacccaaagctaaaaaggatgtgcctagttatcatagggttccatatagttatggaacaaaccctaagtctagaggtcaagtcaaggatacaagggaagatatccctagaagtatctttgcaaccaaagtgactaagacttctaaaaagtctaaaaaagtcaccaacaaggacacaaggaggctatccctagagttgacctagaaaaggtgaccaaggcttaagaagccaaacaaggtcactaggaaggtatctagggaagttatccctagtgaatacctagagcatccaaggagcaccaataggtgttgggttcctaggagcattttctctaccccataaatgggttagagagtgtcaactctaagtgaaagggtagttaacccaatcatgaagaaattgacactcgaggagcattttcaaggtttttgttaacctttgaaaatgaaattgaattattatttactccttgaaagagtaaaatgtgcctaatggtgaaaaattgattttatcttaaaatgacataaattgggaaaacctagagaaataccaagttgggattttggtattctcttagaaatttaaggcaatccgggccttgatttatgtgattattcttgaggaaaaatggaatatgccaacatttgaggatatgcttaatttttaagtggcataaacaaatcaagagaaatagaaatgtcaatttaggttttggcatttctttgaagcatttagggcaatctaggtttaacgttttaagttaaaacaagtgggatTAGCTAAGTGGGTAAGGATACTTAGAAaggtaatttaggtatattttatttatgctgaatcttgccatgattgtttgcccattatatgtcatgacatcatgtttatttttgcactcataccttattatgaaaatacaaaaataccatgtcatgtcatacatacatcatgtaattataggaatctttcttttgaaagttatttcattttgatgtatgccatagcataatcatgcattaagtttaattccttgtaattaaggacaaatgacatttaacaacacttattaacaagcgacatcctgggtggatgtctaatatctctaaaatgcctagatagatatgcatgatccctagaatagggcaaaaccaaattttacatctcacaaagagcTATAAgatgacttatatgtgttttgtccacaatagatacaagtgagatgttaggatgatgaacaaaactcaacatgttgatttagtgcattcttttgagttttaggttcatcaaaacacatagttatgtgttttcccatcattgggaaagctaatgtacaagtcatgtgcattaagcccaaggaatgtgatgggatattggttttgaaaattattttaaaagacttttggaaaaccttggtgaaggctatcttttgatagtaatcatcattgaatagttagacacaaacttgaagaaaacgataaagttttagcaagttttcaagcttgtgtcaatctttgaagatatgatatattttcatagaaaactatttttccatgataaagtatgccctaaataatgtttacacgaaatttcatgatttttggatttttgtagaattttctaggggtttctgaagttggctgaatttgaaattcagcaactatcaaagctccgatcgatccatagatcgattggagtgtctgaatcgatcagtggatcgattcagaaggcaattctagcgagcagaagctctctggatcgatcagccgatcgatccaagaatactgaatcgatcggtggatcgattaagcaaggttcaatcgattggaacctaactccaatcgatcgaagatgctgattttgactgGGAAAGTTTATTTTCAGCatattgaacctattttagtctaggtaaccattcctaacccctaaaaatacatttgtatacattaaaagggtgttttcgtgtgaaaaacaaggatggattggttaaggaaggctaagttgaagtttaggttgaggtttgtttcaaattttgaatatttgaacctcaaaacttctaaaattgggtttcctaaagttttggggattccaagtcattgttggtgcaatgacagaagttaccaccatgtctttagggggagggactctttaaagacatgaaaattatttttcatgaacctaggaaggtggtcaaccttccgttaagaacatgctcaaggttgagcgtttgaactttaatggggagtggatatcctcattgttcaagtggcttcaagtggataatgctcaaggatgggcatttgcctacattgggggagaatgtagggttaaggttaatgaagggtatgggaccttcattatcgtgttggtcacaacgagtgaagttgtgaacaacgatgagcaactcttcagggggagagttttcaacaatggggcatttgttgaagagtgcccaaaattgaggcacgggttgatgtgtgctcaaagatgggttgatgtgtgtcaatagagggagaatgaaaaggagtaagttaggctttcattacctagagggagtttgccctcttagggggagaatgaagggcttaacttatgtgttaATTAcatagtggcatgaagaaggtttaggctatgggattagcctaacttacatgtggtattgtaagtgatagtgttggtattgtcaaacatcaaaaagggggagattgttggtgcaacatcccttaggtcaaggttgacctggttgaccaagcttgagtcttggtttgggtttcgatgtttgacaatgcaaggttgattgaagaagagtcaagtaggtcaaggatgaccggatacttgactgggaagtcctagtgagtgaagctaggcaggaggaaaatcctggtgagtgaagccaggtgaaagacctagtgagtgaagctaggcaattgggaaagtcctggtgagtgaagccaggtgaaagatctagtgagtgaagctaggcaattgggaaagtcctggtgagtgaagccaggcaagagaaatccaaatgggtcaaggttgaccagacatttggtgagagtccaagtaggtcaaagggattgaccggatacttggcacgagaaagaaaagtccaagggagggaccggatacttggcaagaagagaaaagtccaagtgggtcaaagggattgaccagacacttggtgagagagtcctagctggtcaagggtgaccggatactaggttttatgtaccaacaagtcatggttgactagatgttggtttaggaggctttagacttggttttggacaaaaaccaaggtttggattgatccatggattgatccagcaggtttggattgatccgtggatcgatccagcagatctggatcgatccgtggatcgatccggaagatctggatcgatccgccgatcgatccggtgagtccccgcgaacagaacccctctggatcgatccgtggatcgatccagaggccccaatcgatcagtggatcgattgggacgctgctgcttcgcgcgataagcgctggatcgatccgtggatcgatccaggcatttttccagagcacagaggcgctctggatcgatccgtggatcgatccaaagcctccccgatcgattgggagcaatccaatcgattgggattcgaccgttggcgtcgtttatagctattggcgtgcgattccttcagcagacttcaccgattcattccagatcttcaccagctcctccacaactcttctcaagctcgagatcgccagttcttgaaggatcttggaggctcttccaagtcaagatgcggatcaaagcaagaagaagaaactagggttagggtttgtgcactcattgtaagcttgtaagcttgtatttctttactaccctttcttcttcttgtattgagtcttgtagggcttctccgcccttggtagttaccataaaggagagtttcattagtggagggtgcgtgcgttgtgtggatccttggattagtcatctcccttggaggtggataccaagtaaaatccaagtgttagcgtgtttgtatttgtttctttgtatttccgctgcgcatccttgaagaaacaagcaacgccgagcaacgagcacgcgaagagctattcaccccccccctccccctctagttacttttggtcctaacaagttcCTCCTGCAGGCTTAATCGTGTAGTTTTCATATTTGAACACAAGTTTAAATTAAATGGTTAAGATTCATCAATGCTATTTGACAACACTTGTATCCTTAGCGAGTTGTTACTAGCATTGTCATTGAACTAATCTAAAGCTTGACTGAAGCATTTAAAGAACAAGCATAAAGCGACTTGGAACTTTCATCTCGGTGAAGCCAACCCAAACTATTTTTTTTTGGGGATAGAATAAGCATTTAGGTAAAAAAAAGTTATCTAGAGAGAGTAATCATGAAGCCCTGTTTCAAGATCTACCTATGTTCAGTGTAGGAAGCCCTAAAGAGTTGTTTGGGGCTCGAACAAATACAATGCTAAGTTAGAAGGTGTCCTAGAATTATATAGGAATCTGAGGGGTGTCTAAATGGATCTTTTAGATTTTTGGGCGACCTACGGTTTTAAGTTGGTCAACTTAACTAAGACAAACCCAATATCCATGTACCCAATTGTTGTTATAAAGTAGAATTCAATTTATATCGGTACTCTAAAACAATTCACAATATGAATCTCAAGTAGCGGATCAAATCCAGTTTAAAAGAAGGGAAATGACTAAATGTACCTGCAGTAAGGAATAGTAGTCCCACAATTCTTCGTCAAGCCGTTGCAGCAGCCTTTTTCTTCTCCTCAAGATTCTGTAGTTCTATCAACCTTTCAGCCCAATCTTTCTCCCTGGCCACTGCAGCCATTTTCCTTTGAATCCTCTCGATATCCCTCTTTTTCCTAAATGCAGCATATTGAGCTTTGCGCTTCTTCTTTTCAGACTATAAGGTGAAAAACAGTATCCACAAGTGAGAAATAATACAAGTTTGGGCCTTATCATTGTTGCAAACAAATCATAAAATCCATAGCAAACTGGAGAAAATGAATTTAAGTTAACTAGTGAAATCATACTTAACCAGAGGAATGCAGAAAGCTTGTAGACACTGGGtaacaaataaattacatatcGGGTTACTTTGTCCATCTAACTGGATAAACTAagatatagcaaaagaaacaaaagagCACAAGTGTGGCCCTTCATGGATTGAATTTTCTTCAGATGAACATGGATTGAAATCACATTTTAATCCCTTCAAACTCCATAGCCAAACTActcagaaaggaaagaaaaaaaaaaagaagcatagAATAAAAGTGAAATTTGTAAGCTAAAATCACAAGTGTAATGGCGATACCAATATAAACGCCTT includes these proteins:
- the LOC122052158 gene encoding uncharacterized protein LOC122052158 isoform X2 → MTETRFPKRRPGTKPRKKRASLRPRGPYAWVQYVPGEPIPRSRPNEGSVQGRNRKKRIRQRKAFILSEKKKRKAQYAAFRKKRDIERIQRKMAAVAREKDWAERLIELQNLEEKKKAAATA